A stretch of Lepidochelys kempii isolate rLepKem1 chromosome 14, rLepKem1.hap2, whole genome shotgun sequence DNA encodes these proteins:
- the LOC140897588 gene encoding butyrophilin subfamily 3 member A2-like, which translates to MEEFLCGRKGYPGGLKSRRAEKWHLLWAMMMNLLKTKIPGVGSDPDIPVEGHQDGGIRVVCRSFGWYPEPEAQWRDLQGQVLPSASHNILQEATGLFQTEIAIVITEESNQKVSCSVRNPCLNQERVSTISIADLFFTFHIWVVALGVILGVIFCVLIALASYCSWSQCRAKVNMTLDPDTSNPWLILV; encoded by the exons ATGGAAGAATTTCTCTGTGGCAGAAAAGGTTATCCAGGAGGCttgaagagcaggagagcagagaaaTGGCACCTTTTGTGGGCAATGATGATGAATTTGTTGAAAACTAAAATCCCAG GTGTGGGCTCTGATCCTGACATCCCTGTGGAAGGTCACCAGGATGGAGGGATCCGGGTTGTGTGTCGATCATTTGGGTGGTACCCAGAGCCTGAGGCTCAATGGAGAGATCTCCAGGGGCAGGTCTTACCATCAGCCTCTCACAACATATTGCAAGAGGCCACCGGTCTGTTTCAAACAGAGATTGCTATTGTTATAACAGAAGAATCCAACCAGAAAGTGTCCTGTTCTGTCAGGAACCCCTGCCTGAACCAGGAGAGAGTGTCAACCATTTCCATAGCAG ATCTCTTTTTCACATTTCACATCTGGGTGGTGGCTCTGGGTGTGATCCTGGGTGTTATCTTCTGTGTTCTCATTGCCCTGGCCAGTTACTGCTCCTGGAGTCAATGCAGAGCAAAAG